One Fibrobacter sp. genomic window, AGGACTTTGAAAGCCTTGGTCTAAAATTCAATTCCCAGGACAAGTCTAGGTTTACTTTAAAAAGCGAAGATCTTGCCAACGACGCACTGGAGCAGGCTTGCATTAATTTGTCCATAGTTCTCGGATGCAAGGTAGCCATTTGCAAGGACCACGAAATATATGGCGTAGCCAACGTGTTTAATGGTGGTTCCGATTACGAAGTGGTGGACGAAGATTGCTTTTTGTGGGTTTACGAACGTGGCACATGCTTAGAAAGTGAACACACAAAATTCTTTAACGAAAAATTCGTATCTTTGCCACTATGATTCTTCTTGTGGCAGAAAAACCTTCCGTTGCAAACCAGCATTACAGACCAATGCTGGAACGTCTGGAAGGTGAAAAATTCACCCAGGGAGATGGATGCCTTATTGGCCAGAACCATTGCATCACTTGGTGCGTGGGTCACTTGATCACCTTGGCTCCCCTGGACGCCTATCCCGGATTTGAAGGCGGATGGCGATTGGCAAATCTGCCGCTGCTTCCTGAAAAGTTCCGCCTGATGGAAATTGAAAGCACCCGAAAACAGTTGGCCGTGGTTCGTGACATGATGAGCAAGGCGGATGTTCTGGTAAACGGCGCCGATGCTGGCCGCGAAGGTAACCTGATTTTCGATTTGATTCTGGATTACACTCCCGCTTTCCGCCAAAAGCAGGTAAAGCGTTTGTGGGTGAACAGTTACGTGGCCAAGGACCTGGACAAGGCCTGGAAAAATTTGGAAGACGCCACACAGCGTTTGAATTTAAGCTACGCCGCTCGCCTCCGTCAACGTGCGGACTGGATGGTGGGTCTTAACGCCACCCGAGCCTACACACTTACCGCCGGCCGCGGCAAGATGATTTCCGTGGGCCGCGTGCAGACGCCAACCCTCAACTTGATTGTGGAACGAGACGCCATGGTGGAACAGTTCAAGGAACTGTACTACTACAGCGTGGTAGGAACCTGGAAAGGATACCAGGCACAGCTCCTCCGACCGGATCGGGATGTCAAGCCAAAGGATGTCATTGCGAGCCCGGAGGGCGAAGCAATCGAAGCAGGCTCCACCCTCGTTTCCAAGCAAGCATTAAAAGTTGCAGTCTTTGAAAAAGAGGAGCCCGCCCAGGCCGTGGTGGACAAATGCGCCCCACCGGAAGAAGCGGTCATTACCGCCATCGATGTCCAGCAGAAAAAGCAGTTTCCGCAGAAGCCTTTCGACTTGACGGAACTGCAGAAAGAAGGCAACAAACGCTTCAAATACAGCGCCCAGCAAGTGCTGGACTGCGCCCAGAACCTTTACGAAAAGAAGCTCCTCACCTACCCTCGTACGGATTCCGCCTACCTGCCCGACACCATGAAGCAGGAAGCATACGCCTTGGCTCAGCGTCTGGCCACCCCCGCCCAGCAGGGGATCATGCGTCCGGAATCGGAGAACTTCGTTTTCATCAACTCCAGCAAGGTCACAGACCACTTTGCCATCATTCCTACCGGGGAACAGCCCAACGGCCTCCCAGAAATGGAAGAGAACATCTACAACCTGGCCAAGGAACGCTTTGTCCAGGCATGGCTAAAGCCTTATGTGTGGAACGAAATGGAAGTGACATTGAAAAGTCCTGCGGACTTTTCTGAGACGAGAGACGAGAGACGAGAGACGAGAGATGCAAATGATCTAGCAGAAGTCTTTAGATTAAAGCTTAAGAAAAACGAGGATCTTGGTTTCCGTGCCCTCGTCAAGGAAGAAAAGAAGAAAAAAAAGTCCGAGGCACGAGGCACTAGCGATGGTTCCAACCCTGGCGCAGATGGCAAGGCAGGCGACGACTCAAGCTCAGACGACATCACTAACATCGTTGAAAACTTTCCCGATTGGAATGTTGGCGACAAGGCTCCTTTCGATTCCCTGGAACTTCAGAAGAAAAAGAAATCCAAGCCCAAGTACTACACCGAGGCAACGCTCCTTGCTGCCATGAAGACTGCAGGTAAGCAGATTGACAACGAAGAACTTGCGGAAGCCATGAAGGACCGCGGCCTGGGCACGCCGGCAACTCAGGCAGGCATCATCGAGACTCTGAAGAAGCGCGGCTTCATCGAAGCCCAGAAAAACAATCTGGTCAGCACCCTCCGTGGCCGCGAAGTCATCGCCCTGATGGACGAAAAAGTCAAGTCTCCGGAAATGACCGGCGAATGGGAATACAAGCTTTCCCAGGTGGAAAAAGGCAACTTGGATCCCAAGGAATTCCGCGACGGCATCGTCGAATACGTCCGCGATCTTTTCGTCCGCCTGCACGAGCAATACGGCAGCCAATTCGAACGCGAAACCGTCACCGAAGCCATTCCATGCCCCAAGTGCAGCCAGCCCATGGAAATCGCCCCCTGGGGTTACGTTTGCAAGAACAGCGATTGCGGATTCAAGGCAGGCCATACCATCGCTGGCCGCACCCTGAGCCACGCAGAAATGGCAAAGCTTCTGGCCACAGGAAAATCCGACTTACTCAGCGGATTCAAGAGCAAGAAGGGAACCGCCTTCAGCGCCACCCTCACTTTGGCCGAAGACGGCAACATCGGATTTGAATTCAGCGACGAACCCCGCAACGCAACGCCTACGAATTACAAGTGCCCCAAATGCGGCAAACAAATCCTGGATTCCGGCAACCGTCTGATGTGCGGAAGCGCGGTCATCGTTCCTTCCCAGAACGATAATGGCGACCCCACGTTGACACCTACGACAGCCCCCACCTGCGACTTCGTCTTCTTCAAGACCATCGCCGGCCACATCATGACCGACGAGGAAATTGCCGAACTTTTCAACAACGGCACCACCGACGTCATCACAGGATTCATCACCAAGAAGGGAGCCCCCTTCAACGCCCGCGTAGTCTGGGACAACGACCACAAGGCAACCTTCGCCTTTGAAAACGACGGACACTTCCACGGCACCGAAACCAAGTTCAAGTGCCCCATCTGCAAGCACACTCT contains:
- a CDS encoding DNA topoisomerase, with the protein product MILLVAEKPSVANQHYRPMLERLEGEKFTQGDGCLIGQNHCITWCVGHLITLAPLDAYPGFEGGWRLANLPLLPEKFRLMEIESTRKQLAVVRDMMSKADVLVNGADAGREGNLIFDLILDYTPAFRQKQVKRLWVNSYVAKDLDKAWKNLEDATQRLNLSYAARLRQRADWMVGLNATRAYTLTAGRGKMISVGRVQTPTLNLIVERDAMVEQFKELYYYSVVGTWKGYQAQLLRPDRDVKPKDVIASPEGEAIEAGSTLVSKQALKVAVFEKEEPAQAVVDKCAPPEEAVITAIDVQQKKQFPQKPFDLTELQKEGNKRFKYSAQQVLDCAQNLYEKKLLTYPRTDSAYLPDTMKQEAYALAQRLATPAQQGIMRPESENFVFINSSKVTDHFAIIPTGEQPNGLPEMEENIYNLAKERFVQAWLKPYVWNEMEVTLKSPADFSETRDERRETRDANDLAEVFRLKLKKNEDLGFRALVKEEKKKKKSEARGTSDGSNPGADGKAGDDSSSDDITNIVENFPDWNVGDKAPFDSLELQKKKKSKPKYYTEATLLAAMKTAGKQIDNEELAEAMKDRGLGTPATQAGIIETLKKRGFIEAQKNNLVSTLRGREVIALMDEKVKSPEMTGEWEYKLSQVEKGNLDPKEFRDGIVEYVRDLFVRLHEQYGSQFERETVTEAIPCPKCSQPMEIAPWGYVCKNSDCGFKAGHTIAGRTLSHAEMAKLLATGKSDLLSGFKSKKGTAFSATLTLAEDGNIGFEFSDEPRNATPTNYKCPKCGKQILDSGNRLMCGSAVIVPSQNDNGDPTLTPTTAPTCDFVFFKTIAGHIMTDEEIAELFNNGTTDVITGFITKKGAPFNARVVWDNDHKATFAFENDGHFHGTETKFKCPICKHTLEENKNAIFCTGRGTDRDEQGNPCDCKFTLFKSVAGKKLRAADIKALLTGEKTELISGFKSKKGDTFDAFLKLGPDGRTNFEFLRRNFPCPACGDQLQFRRGSDDQGRNLSAYVCRSPHCNYGIPQVFYQRTFTDAEMEELLTKKCTPVLEPFKKNDTKFRAALEIREGGKLAFNKLTVEVIEKK